The Pyramidobacter piscolens W5455 DNA window TCAAAGACGATGCGGGTCGCATCGGATCCCCAATGAGGTGATCGGAATGAAAAAAGTCGCGGCGCTGACGGCGCTGCTTCTGTGCTGCGCCTGGCCGTCGTCGGGCGCGCCGGCCTTCGATCCGGAAAAAGTGACCGGGCCGCGAATCGAAAAGCTGTGCCTGGTCATCGTCGCCAACGCCGATGCGCAGGTGCTGGCGGCGGAGAACGGCGAGCTCGACATCGTCGGCGACATCGCCCGCCCCGCGGACATCGATCGCCTGAGCGCCGATCCGAATCTGGAAATGTCGCTGGCGCGCGGCTTTCATGCGTTCTTCCTGCTCATGAACAACACCCGCGCCCCGTGGAACGATCGGATCGTCCGCCAGGCGGCGGCTCAGTCCATCGACCGCAACAGCATGGTGCGCAGCATTTATTCCGGCTACTGCGAGCCCATCAACGGCTGGCTGCCGCCCGTTTCGCCATGGGCGAGCCCGGACGGCACGCGCAATATTTTCGACCGTGCCGCCGCCTGCGAGAAACTGCTTTCCTGCGGCTACCGCTTCAACTTTGCGGGAAAACTGACGGCTCCCGACGGCCGCCCGCTGCCCAAAATCACGCTGCTGGCGCCGCTGGCCCGCGTGGCGCCGACCACGGCGGAAATGGCGGAGCGCCTCGCCGACTCTCTGAACGCCGCCGGCTTCGACGTGGAAGTGGAACCGCTGGACTTTTCCGCCATGGTCGCGCGCCTGGATCGCAAGGACTATTCGCTGGCGGTGCTGGGCTGGTCCATGGGGCGCAATCCCGATTCGCTTTACAGCTTTTACCATAGTGCCATGGACGTTGCCGGCGGTTACAACATGACCGGCACTCACGACGCGGCGCTCGACGCGGCGCTGACGAAACTGCGCTTCGCGCCCGACAAGGCTTCGGCGAAACGGGCGTCGGCGGAAGCGCAGCGCCTGCTCGGCGAACTGGTGCCGTCGGTGCCCGTTTACAGCCGCTTCTCCGTGGCGGCCGTCTCGAAAAAATGGCGGAATGTGCTGTCGACGGACAGGATCACCGCCGACAACATGTGGACGTTGATGATGGCCGAACCGCGCGACGGGAGGACGCGCACCATGACCATGGCGCTGGCCGAGGAACCGCGCAGCCTGAATCCATTTACCGCCAGCAGCGCCTATTCGTGGTAGGTGCTCGGCATGGTCTATGAGGGCCTGCTCGCTTCCAACCCTTTCACGCTCGAGGACATCCCCGCTCTGGCGGAAGAATGGCGCGTCGAGACGGCGGGCGAAGGCGCCGCCGCTCATACCGTGCTGCGCTTCCGGCTGAAGGAGAATCTGCGATGGAATGACGGCACGCCGCTGACGGCCGGCGACTTGAAGGCGACGATCGATTTCGTCCATAAAAACGAAATTCCCCGCTTCTTCGACGCCGTCAAGGACGTGGCGAAAACGGAGGCGCCGAACGCCCGCGAGCTGACGGTGACCATGAAGGGCGTGAGCTACTGGTATCTCGACAACGTCGCCGGGCTGCCCTGGATGCCGGCGCGGATCGTGGAAAACGTCAAAGACTGGCAAAACTGGGACCCCCTCGACCACGAAGAGAAATTCGGCCCGTGCGGCCTCGTCGGCGCCGGCCCCTTCATGCTCGAGGAATACCGCCCCGGCGAGTACGTGATGATGAAACGCAATCCCTGTTATCTGCGGCTGCCGGAGGAGGTGGAAAGACGATGAGAAAAAACTGGCTGCTGTGCCGCGTGCTGGCCTCGCTGGCCGTGCTGGCGGCAGTGCTGGCGCTGAACTTCGTCCTTTTCCGGGTGATGCCTGGCGACGCCGTGAGCACCATCATCGACCCGAACTTTTCGCCGCAGGCCAAGGAACGCCTGCGTGAACTCTACGGGTTGGAGCGCCCCCTGCTGGAACAGTTCTTTTTGTATCTGAAGCAGATGCTGACGTTCCGTTTCGGCCTGTCGTTCCTGAGCCGAAAACCCGTTTGGGACGAGCTGCTTTCGCGCTTGCCCGGCACGCTGATCTTGATGTCGCTGGCCATGCTCTGCTCGGCGGCGCTGGGCGTTTGGCTCGGCGTGAAGGCGGCGGTGAAACGCGGATCATGGCTGGAACGAACGGTCCTGCGCGTCGGCGCGGTGATGTCGTCGTTCCCGGGCTTTTTTGTGCAGCTGGTGCTGCTCATGCTACTGGCGCACGACTTCCCGATCTTTCCGTTGCGCGGCAGCCTGTCGGTCCCCGCCCCGTCGGGCGCTTGGGCGCTGCTGGCCGACCGCGCCTGGCATCTGGTGCTGCCGGTGCTGTCGTTGACGTTGATGGGCTTCGGCGGCTGGGCGCTGTACGTGCGCAATCTGATGGTCCGCGCGCTTGGCGAAGATTACGTGCTGATGGCTCGCGCCCGCGGCTTGACGAGACGCCGCGTGATTTACGGACATGCCTTCCGCACGATCCTGCCGCCGCTCGTGACGATCCTGCTGATGTCGGTGCCGGGACTCGTTTCCGGCGCGGTGATCACCGAGACGGTCTTCTCGCTGCGCGGCGTAGGGGCGTTTTTGCTCGAGGCGCTTTCGGGCCATGATTATCCGGCGGCGGGGGCTTCCTTTTATTTGCTGGCGCTGATCACGGTCGTCTGCAACCTGCTGGCCGACGTCGCCTATGGACTGGTCGACCCGCGCGTGCGCCTCGAGGGGATGAACCGATGAGCGGTTTTTTCAGGCGGGCTTCCTTTTGGTCCCTTGTCTTCATCGCCGCGGCGGGAATCGTCGGTCCGCGGCTGCTGGACGACCCCGCCGACGTCGTGGGAGCGCCGTTTGCCCGGCCGCTCTGGTGGCGAGGGGATCTTTCGACGTCGAAAACGGCGGAGATCTCGGTTGCCGGCGGACGCGCGACGTTGGCGCAGGACGGTTTTGCAAAAGACGGCGACGGCCTGCGGGCCGGCGCGTCGGGCCTGGCCTTCGACTGGAAAACGCAGCCGGCGGCGATTTTCGCGCTGGAGGGCGAGATCACGGCGAATCCCGACCGGACGGTGACCGTGACGTGGCGCACCCCGGAAAAGGATTTTGAGTTGGTGCGCTGTGACGGACAGGAAAAGTATTGGCTCAATCTGGACGCGCGGGACATGATCTTCAAGCAGCGTCTTGGATTGCCGTTGATCGGCCGCGGCACGGAGCGGCTTTTTCCGCAGCGGGGGCGTTATGAACTGGCGGTCGGCGGCGCGGAGAATTTTCGCCTCAAACTGATCCTGCGCGGTCAGAAACAGGGATTGCTGGGCACCGACCAACGCGGGCGCGACGTTCTTGCCCTGTTGCTGAACGGCATCGGCACGTCGCTGACGGTCGGCATCAGCGCGACGCTGGCGGCGACGCTGCTGGGTCTCGGCTTCGGGCTGACGGCCGGTTACGTGGGCGGCTGGATCGACGCTCTGATCATGCGCGTCGTGGACATCCTGCTGGCGATCCCCACGCTGCCGATTTTGATGACGTTGGCCGGTTTGTGGGGCAAAGGACTGTGGCAGCTTGTGCTGATCCTGTCGATTTTTTCGTGGATGGGAACGGCCCGTTCGGTGCGCGCGCTGACGCTGACCGTCCGCGAAAGTCCGTGGGTGGAGGGATTGAAGGCGCTCGGCGCGAAAAAAAGTTATATTCTTCGGCGTCATCTGGTCCCCGAGACGGCGCCGATCGTGCTGGCCAATCTGGCTCTGGGGGTGCCGGGCGCAATTCTGGCGGAAGCGGGGCTGGCTTTTCTGGGATTGTCGGATCCGCGCCTGGTGTCGTGGGGGCGAATGCTGCACGAAGCGCACTCTTTCGGCGCGTTTACCGAAGGCGCGTGGTGGCTGATCGTGCCGCCCGGTCTCGGCATCGTGTCGCTGTGTCTGATCTTTATGGACATGGGGCGTTTCCTTGAAGAGCGCATCGACCCGCGGCTGAGAGGGGAAGATCATGCTGAACGTTGAAGAGCTCCGCGTCCGTTACGCCGGCCAGTCTCATGAGGCGGTTTCGGGGGTGTCGTTCGACGTGCCGCAGGGAGCTTTCGTCGGCCTTGTCGGGGAATCGGGCAGCGGCAAGACCAGCGTCGTCATGGCGGCGCTGGGGCTTCTGCCTGCGAGCGGCGTCGCAACCGGCGCCATCATCTTCGCCGGTCAGAACCTTCTGGCGCTCGACGAGGAATCGCTGCGCCGCCTGCGCTGGAAAAAAATCGCGCTGGTGCCGCAGGGGGCGCAGAATTCCTTCACGCCCGTCAAAACGATCGGGGCCCACATCGAGGAAGTTCTGCGCGTTCATCTGCGCCTGCGCGGCGGGGCGGCCAAGGCGCGCGTCGCCGAGCTGCTGACGGAAGCCGAACTGGACGCCGCCGTCGCCCGTCGTTATCCTCACGAACTGTCCGGCGGCCAGAAACAGCGCGCCGCCATCGCCCTGGCGCTGGCCTGCGAACCGTCGCTGCTGCTGGCCGACGAACCGACCACGGCGCTTGACGTGATCACCCAGGCCGGCATTCTCGGATTGCTGCGCCGGCTGCAGCGGGAAAAGCGGCTGACCGTGCTGCTTGTGACCCACGACCTGCCCATGGCCGCGTCCGTCTGTTCACGGCTTTTCGTGATGAAAGACGGCCGACTGGTCGAGCGCGGCGCACCGGAAGATCTGTTGACGGCGCCCCGTCATCCCTACACGCGCCGGCTCGTGCGCGCGATACTTTGAGGCGAAGGGGAGATGGCTGTGGAAGCGACGATTCGGGTGCAAAATCTTTTCGTGAGCTTTCGTTCCAAGAACGGCGGCGAACATCGGGCGATCGCGGGGCTTTCCTTCGCCGTGAAAAAGGGGCGGACGCTGGCCGTCGTCGGCGAATCGGGCAGCGGCAAAACCACGCTGCTGCGCGCGCTGATCGGCCTCGTGCCGCCGGAGGCGGGATCGGTGGCGCTTTTCGGGCACGATCTGCAGGAACTCGCCGCGGCGGATCTTTCGAAAATACGCCAGCGCTGCGGTTACGTGCCGCAGGATCCGTACGGAGCGCTGCCGCCGTCGCTGACCGCGCTGGGCGCTGTGATGGAACCGGCGGCGATCGCCCGGCGCGGCCATACAAAAGAAGACGTTCGTGCCAGAGCCAAAGCGCTTCTGGCCGAGCTGGGGCTGACGGGCGATCGTGTCCTTAACTCCCGCGCCGTCGGGCTTTCGGGCGGCCAGCGCCAGCGCGTCGAACTGGCCCGGGCGCTGATGCTCGGGCCGGAATTGCTGCTCTGCGACGAACCGACCTCCATGCAGGACGCGTCGACGCGCGGCGACATCATCGCGGTGCTGCGCCGACACGTGGAGCGCGGCATAAGCCTGATTTTCGTCACGCACGACCTGAAGCTGGCGGCCCGCGCCGCCGAACGCATCCTCGTCATGCAGCGCGGGCGCCTTTGCGAGGAAGGGCCCGCCGCCGAAGTGCTGTCTCGTCCTCAGGCTTCCTACACAAAGGCTCTGATCGCGGCGATCCCCGTGCTGCCGGCGAGACCGCTTCCCAAGGCGTGACTCGTAACTGAAAAGGAAACGTTTGTACCGAGAGCGGGCATGATGTTATCTTGACATACGTTTGTTATAGTTTCACCCGAACGGGTGATGCTTTTTTCCACGCGGCGAGTATGCTGATATCGGCTTCAAAAACGTGTGCGGGCATCCGGCGGGGGCTGGATAAAGAAAGACGTTTTTCGTCGCCGCGCGGCGGGGAAAGCGCGTTTGCGAAAGGAGCATGGCGATGAAGAACATTTCTGCGCGAAAAGTTATGAGTGTTGTGACGGCGGCGGGATTGGCCGCCTGTGTGTGCGGCGCGGCCCGGGCCGAAGTCAAAAAGATCGAGGCGACCTATTTCACGCTGGATTACGAGACCGACGCGGGCTGGACCTTCGACGAGAAAAAAGACCTCAAGGACAGCCAGAAGGCTTCGACGCTGCGGATCCACATCCCCAGCGCGGCCGATGCCAAGAAGAGCGACGCGCTGGTGGACATCAAGGCGAATATCGAAAATCAGTCGAACTTCCGCCGTTATCTCGAACAACTTGGCTTCGACCCGTACGAATACGCGGAAAAGCGTTCCTACACGCTCGTCCCGGTGGGCGGCGTGGACTGCCTCGTCAAAGAAGATTCGTCTAGGATCGACTATCTCGCCCGCGTCGAGGGCGCCGGCGAGACCATTCAGATTTCGGCCAATTCCAAGGAAAAGCTGGAAGACGTCACAACGCTGCTGAAGGGACTTCAGTTCAAAGTCGCCGACGCTGGCAAAAAGGACGGCCCCTGGTACTGGAACGGCACGCCCTACGCCAGCGCCGAGCACTCCGCGGAAGTCGGCTCCGCGACGCTGAACAGCAAACACGTCCCCATCGACCCCATCATCGTCCAGTCCGTGATCGGCGGCAACCGCATCTGGTCCGACGGTGCCAGGGCGTATATCCTCAGCAACGCCTGCAAGCTCGCCGAGTATACCCTCGACGGCGGCAAACTGGTCAAGAAGGCCGACATCGAGCTTGACGCCAAATCCAACTACCAGACCATGACCGTCACCGACGACGGCGCGATCTGGCTGGGCGGAGTCGGCTCCGGCTCCTGCCGCATCAAGGACGGCGCTGTCGAGAAAATCAAAGGGCCGCGCGAACTGGTCATGCACCCCTCGGGGAGCTGGGGACTCGAGCGCTACGGCCGCAAGGGCGCGGAGATGAAGAAGTACGAGATCGCCGCGGACGGGACTGTCACGACCGTCGACTTTCCTCTGGCCGAGATCGACTCTATGGTCAACGCCTATCTGCGCATCGACGCCAACCACATCTATATCAGCGGCCGCGAAGCCGGCTCCAAGGAGACGGCGCTTTTCGTCTACGACCACGGCGGCAAACTGGAAAAGATTCTCAAGGAACCGGCCAAAAACTCCATGGGCGGCGTCTACTTCGCGGGCGAAACCGCCAACGGCTTCGTCGCCCTGCCGCTGCAGAGCGTCGTCATTCTGTGGGACAAGGAAGGCAATCCGATCGGCCGCCTCAATGACGTCAAAAAACTCTACGACAGCCCCACCACCGGCGTGACCAACAACGAGAACGGCGTCCTGCTGCCCGACGGCGGCCTGCTGACGCTGACCCGCCGCGAGCGCGCCGACAAGTCCACCTACGAACTCGTCGTGTTCCGCGTCGACGGATTCTAGAGCTCGTTTATCGTTGAAGAAACGGCCTCCGGCTCCTTTTCAGGAGTGCCGGCAGGCCGTTTTTCGAAAAAAGGAGGGAAAATCATGGCCCTGTTCAGCAAGGAACCCTGCGCGTTCTGCGGCAAAGAAGTCGGCATGATGAGCCGCAGCAAGATGAGCAGCAAGGATTACGTCTGCGACGACTGCCGCAAGAAGGGCAACCCCTTCGCGCGCGTCGACCATCTGACCAAGGATCAGGTCGCCGAGATGTTCGCGCGCTCGGAGCGCGACGAGAAGCTCCTCGACGGCGTGGAACTGAGCGACGAATATCTGGACGCCGGCAGGGGGAGGATCATCCATTTCCGCAGCCAGAAGGGCGGCGGCGACATCTTCACGATTTCCACGCCGGAAACGCAGCGCTACGAGCACCGTCCCGTGTTCTACTTCAGCAGCATCCGCAAGTGGAACCCCAGCGAGGCCTTCGTCGAGCGCAGCGTCGGCGCCGCGCCGCGCGAAGCCGTGCGCGACTACAGCACTCTGATCACGCTCAAGGAGAAACTGTCCGCCGACAAGAAAAACGACGGCTGGGAGCTCCGTATCCCTTACTTCGACGCCGCCGTTCCCGAGATCCTCATCAAAATTCCCAAAGAAGCCGACGCCGACAAAGTGCAGAGGTTCTACAGGAACATCTGCGGCATGTGCGACTATCGAGTGTCGCGCGGCATTCAAAACGCCCGCGACAAAGAGGAGCTGCAGGTGAAGAACGCCTACAAGACCGCCAACGAAGCGCTGAAAGCGGCGCTCAAGGGCGGCGACGTCAAGGAAGCGCTCGCCGAAGGCCTTCAGAAGTCGATCGACATCGACCAGGGCAAGATCAAGAAAAAGGGATTCTTCGCCAGGCTCTTCGGCCGGTGAGAGCTCGATCGCCGAAATGAACGGCCTCCGCGGGACGCAAAGGCGCAGGGAAACTTCGAAACGGAATATACAAAAAAAAGGGACGCCCCGATCGATTTCGAGGCGTCCTCTTTATTAATGAAAGCGGGCGAACCTGTTCGCGGGAAGAGGCATTTTCATGCTTTTTCCCGGAGGGGACGCCGCATGGTCTTCAATCTCCGCCGCGCGACAGCGGGGGCAGCCGCCGGATCTTTGAAAAAAGCCCCGTGCAATGGTAAAATCACACCGGTTCCCGGCCGGAAATATCGAATGCTCTCCGGCCTTGCCGCGGGACTGATAATGCGAGGCGGCGGTCGGGGAGAACCCTGACAGGACGATCGTCCCGGCTTGTCGGAACAGGCCGGGACGTTTGCTGTGCGAGGAGACTGAAAAAAATGAAAAGTGGGGGACGCAAGTGGAAAAGGTAAGACGATTTCTGCGCCGCAAGGACATCGACATTTCGGTCAGGCGATATTGCATCGACGCGCTGGGCGCGATGGCGCAGGGACTGTTTTGTTCGCTGCTGATCGGCACCATCATCAACACGCTGGGCATCCAGTTTCGGATTTCATGCCTGACGGAGCCCATCATCGCCATCAGAGGGACGGTCTACACCGTGGGCGGGCTTGCCTCGGTCATGAGCGGTCCGGCTATGGCCACGGCCATCGGCTATGCCCTGCACTGCCCGCCGCTCGTGCTGTTTTCGCTCGTTTCGGTCGGCTTTTCCGCCAACGCGCTTGGCGGCGCCGGCGGGCCGCTGTCCGTCCTGTTTGTGGCGATCGTCGCGGCCGAGCTTGGAAAAGCTGTTTCCAGGGAAACCAAAGTTGACATTCTGGTCACGCCTCTCGTGACGATCGGAGTCGGCGCCGCTTTGTCCGCGTGGTGGGCTCCGGCGCTGGGCGAAGCCGCGATGAAAATCGGCAATATCGTCATGGTCGCGACGACGCTTCAGCCGTTTTGGATGGGGATCGTCGTTTCCGTCGTCGTCGGCCTGGCGCTAACGCTGCCGATCTCGTCGGCGGCGATCTGCGCGGCGTTGGGGCTGACGGGGCTTGCCGGCGGCGCGGCTGTCGCCGGCTGCTGCGCGCAGATGGTGGGCTTCGCCGTCATGTCCTTTCCGGAAAACCGATGGGGCGGCCTGATCTCTCAGGGGCTTGGCACTTCGATGCTGCAAATGGGCAACATCGTGAAAAATCCCCGCATATGGATCGCGCCTGTGGTGACCTCGGCGATCACCGGGCCGCTGGCGACGTGTCTTTTCCGGCTGGAAATGAACGGCGCGCCGGTATCTTCCGGCATGGGCACCTGCGGACTGGTCGGGCCGATCGGCGTTTATTCGGGCTGGGTCAAAGAGATCTCCGGCGGCGCGCGCGTTTCGGTCACGGCGGCAGACTGGACTGGGCTTCTGCTGATCGCGTTCGTGCTGCCTGCGGTCATCTGTCCGCTCCTGAATCTGGTTCTGCGGAAGATCGGCTGGGTGAAGCCGGGCGATCTGAAACTGAACTGATCAAAGAACGTCGCGACGATTCCCGGCGCCGGCAGCGCCCGGTTTACGTGAAGACACTCGATGAGGGCGGCCGGAAACGTCGCCCTCTAAAACAGACGCAGGCGGCGCTCCCCCTTGGGGAAGCGCCGCCTGTCGTTTCATGACGCGGCGAATAGCTGCGGCACGCGGCGGTAGATTTCTTCGAGCGGGCGGCGCGACGGCATTCCGCGCAAAAAGCGGAAGGAATGGTCGCTGCCGTCGATCTCGTAATATTTTTTGTCCGTCACGGCCAGCGCGTCGAAGATCCGGCGGCAGGCATCGGCCGGAAACGTGGCGTCCTCGCTGCCGCGAAAAACGCGCGCCCAGCGGACATCCACGTTGCGCGCGGCCTGAAGGAGACGGCCGTTTCGTTCGAGGCTGCTCAGGATCGGCAGCTTGAAAATTTCTTTGTTCTCGGAAAAGACCGTGTCGCCGCTGCCGCAGAGGATCAGACCTTCGATCCCTTGGGGCGCCGTTCCGCCGGTCATGGCGCCGCCGGCGATGAGCAGCGCGCTCAAGCCGCCCAGCGAAAAGCCCCAGAGCGTCAGCGGCAGGCGGGGATACAGGGCACGCGCGGCTTCGTAGGCATTGTGGAAATCTTCCAGTTCTTCGGCGTAGGTTTTGCCGTCGAAAGCGTCGTAAATCCAACGCAGCGGCACATTGGCGTAGTCATGGCGGTTGCGTACTTTGCGGCTGCTTTCGGCGAGGATGGGCATGATGCGGTTTTCCGCCAAAGCGGCGCCGATGCGGGCGTACTTGTTGCCCGGCTCCGAACTGGCGTTGCTGTGAACGCCGTGGAAAAGGAGCGCGGCTTTGCGCGGACGGTCGATGACGCCTGTGGTCAGAATCACCGTCTTGTCGCCGAAGGTGCCGTCGATGTAATTCTTTCTCCAGCGCATGACACCGCCTCCTTGGACAGAAATTAATAAAGAACAAAGACGAGAGGGCGCTTTACGCTGAACCGTTGCGTTCCTCCTGCTGCGGTTCCGGAAGGGACAGCCACGTTCCCCAGTCGAAACGGACGATGCCGCTGACCAAATAAATGGAGATCAGGATCAGCAGACCGCGTTGGCGCGCGGCGATGAACACGACCGCGGCGAAAGCCGCCAGGCCGTAAAGCTTGGCCTTGTTCATGAAGCCTTTTTTGATGGCTTTGAGATTTCCGTACGGCACCGACGAGATCATCAGAAAGCCGTCGACGGCGGTGAGAATGCCCATCAGCCAGGCGGGGACTTTGCCGATCAGCCCGGCCAGGACGATGGAAACGAGGAACAGGCCGCCGGCGGGAATGGGCAGGCCCTGAAAGGGGCCGGGGCGGTGCACGATGTTGAAGCGGGCCAGGCGCAGGGCGCCGCACAGCGCGAAAAACGCCGCGATCAGCGCGCCGACCACGCCGGGCAGGGCCTGCAACGAGGTGGAATAGACGAGGACGGCCGGCGCGACGCCGAACGAGACCACGTCGCCGAGGCTGTCGAATTCGACGCCGAAGTCGCTGCTTACGCCCATGGCGCGCGCGACTTTGCCGTCCATGAAGTCGAAGAACACGGCGCAGGGGATCATCCACGCCGCGGGCAGATAGTGGCCGCGGACGGTGAGGATCAGCGACAGCATGCCGCAGAGCAGGTTGCCGCTGGTGATCATGTTGGGGATGTTGTTGCGGATGGGGATCCCCCTGAGCCTCTTGCGGTAGTGCAGACGCAGTTTGATCTTTTTCATTGTTGGCCTCCTTTTGAGGATTGGCGCGGATTTATTTTTGGCCGCGGACGGCGATGACCGTCTGCCCGGCCGTGACTTTCTGGCCGATCTCCGCCGTGCATTTCAGCGAGAGGGGAAGATAAACGTCGACTTTGCTGCCGAACTTGATCATGCCGAAACGCTGCGCTCGTTCGAGCCGGTCGCCTTTTTTCAGGCGGCAGACGATGCGGCGCGCGACCAGTCCGGCGATCTGCGTCAGCAGCACGGGGCCGTCGGCGGACGAGTAGCCCACGTACATGCGCTCGTTCTCAAGCGACGCCTTGTCGGCGTTGGCGAACCATTTTTTGCCCGGAACGTATTCGAGGTATTCGACCGTCCCGGCCGAAGGCATGCGGTTCACGTGCACGCTGAAAACGTTCATAAAAATGCCGACTTTGAGCGCTTTGCCCGTGTAGGGATGTTCGGTTTCGTAAATCTCGATCACTTCGCCGTCGGCGGGGCTGACGAGCCCCGCGCCTTCCGGCGTGCGCTCGGGGTCGCGGAAGAACCAGAACACCAGCGCTGCCAGCGGCAGCATCACGATCAGCGTCCAGCGGTTCAGCCACGCCAGCAGCAGGGCGACGGCGGCGACGGCGCCCATGAAGAAAGAGCCGTCGGGAGCGAATTTCATGCGTTAGTCCTCCTTTTCGGGCTCGCTGCCGGAATCGGACGGGGCTCCGGCGTCCGGCGCGTCGAGGATGGCGCCGGGAACGTCTCCGAATTCCAGGCCGTCGTCGTCATCCTCGCCGAAAGGCAGCGTCGGCTCGACGGGGCGTTGCGGTGCGGGCTTCGGCTCCACGGCGCGGAGACCGCCGCTTTGGACCAGGTCTTCCTTGTGGATCAGCGAGACGTTGGCGACCTCGTCGCCGTTTTCGGGGCGGATCAGAATGGAGCCGGCCGCGTCGCGTCCCAGCTGCGGGATCGAATCGACGGCGAGGCGGATGATGTTGCCGCCGGCCGTCATCAGCGCCACTTCGTCGTCGGGAAAGACCGTGTTGGCCACGGCCAGCCGGCCGGTGCGGTCGCCGATGCGCATGGCGCGCTGGCCGCCGGTGGCGCGATGATGCACCGAGAACTCGTCGTAGGACGTGATCTTGCCGATGCCGCGCTGGCTGACCAGCAAGATGCGGCTGTCGCCGGCGATCACTTCGCAGGAGATGATCTCGTCGTCCTTGCCGAGCTTCATGGCTTTGACGCCGCGGGCGGAGCGTCCCATGGTGCGGATCTCGTCCTCGCTGATGCGCAGGCCGCGGCCCATGGCGCTGACGAGGAACAGGTCGTCGAGACCGTTGGTGCAGCGGATGCGCGCGATGTCGTCGCCGTCGTCGAGCGTCATGATCTGCCGTCCGGCGCGCGTGAGGTTTTGCAGTTCGCTCTTGTCCATGCGTTTGGCGATGCCGCGGCGCGTGATCAGCACGACGGTGCTGCAGTTGTCGGGGAAGCGCCCGAGGATCTCCACGACCGTTTCGCCTTCGCTCAGCGAGATGAACTGTTCGACCTTGCGCCCCTTGCCGGATTTCGTCTCGGGGACCATGTGCCCCTTGATGGCGAAGACCCTGCCGCGGCTGGTGAACAGCAGCACGTCGTTGTGCGTGGTGGTGACGACCATGCCGGCGACCTGATCCTCCTCGTGCAGGTTGGCGCCTCTGCGCCCCTTGCCGCCGCGGTTCTGCACATTGTAGTCCTTGAGCAGCGAACGGCGCAGATAGCCGTCCTTGGAAAGCGTGATGACGATGTTTTCTTCGGGCATCAAATCTTCGTAGGAGTCGGACGTGCTTTCGACGTGGAGCTGGATCTCGGTGCGGCGCTTGTCGCCGAACTTGTGGCGCAGTTCCGCGAGCTCGTCGCGGAT harbors:
- a CDS encoding lipoprotein, encoding MKNISARKVMSVVTAAGLAACVCGAARAEVKKIEATYFTLDYETDAGWTFDEKKDLKDSQKASTLRIHIPSAADAKKSDALVDIKANIENQSNFRRYLEQLGFDPYEYAEKRSYTLVPVGGVDCLVKEDSSRIDYLARVEGAGETIQISANSKEKLEDVTTLLKGLQFKVADAGKKDGPWYWNGTPYASAEHSAEVGSATLNSKHVPIDPIIVQSVIGGNRIWSDGARAYILSNACKLAEYTLDGGKLVKKADIELDAKSNYQTMTVTDDGAIWLGGVGSGSCRIKDGAVEKIKGPRELVMHPSGSWGLERYGRKGAEMKKYEIAADGTVTTVDFPLAEIDSMVNAYLRIDANHIYISGREAGSKETALFVYDHGGKLEKILKEPAKNSMGGVYFAGETANGFVALPLQSVVILWDKEGNPIGRLNDVKKLYDSPTTGVTNNENGVLLPDGGLLTLTRRERADKSTYELVVFRVDGF
- a CDS encoding ABC transporter permease; its protein translation is MRKNWLLCRVLASLAVLAAVLALNFVLFRVMPGDAVSTIIDPNFSPQAKERLRELYGLERPLLEQFFLYLKQMLTFRFGLSFLSRKPVWDELLSRLPGTLILMSLAMLCSAALGVWLGVKAAVKRGSWLERTVLRVGAVMSSFPGFFVQLVLLMLLAHDFPIFPLRGSLSVPAPSGAWALLADRAWHLVLPVLSLTLMGFGGWALYVRNLMVRALGEDYVLMARARGLTRRRVIYGHAFRTILPPLVTILLMSVPGLVSGAVITETVFSLRGVGAFLLEALSGHDYPAAGASFYLLALITVVCNLLADVAYGLVDPRVRLEGMNR
- a CDS encoding ABC transporter ATP-binding protein yields the protein MAVEATIRVQNLFVSFRSKNGGEHRAIAGLSFAVKKGRTLAVVGESGSGKTTLLRALIGLVPPEAGSVALFGHDLQELAAADLSKIRQRCGYVPQDPYGALPPSLTALGAVMEPAAIARRGHTKEDVRARAKALLAELGLTGDRVLNSRAVGLSGGQRQRVELARALMLGPELLLCDEPTSMQDASTRGDIIAVLRRHVERGISLIFVTHDLKLAARAAERILVMQRGRLCEEGPAAEVLSRPQASYTKALIAAIPVLPARPLPKA
- a CDS encoding ABC transporter substrate-binding protein, with amino-acid sequence MKKVAALTALLLCCAWPSSGAPAFDPEKVTGPRIEKLCLVIVANADAQVLAAENGELDIVGDIARPADIDRLSADPNLEMSLARGFHAFFLLMNNTRAPWNDRIVRQAAAQSIDRNSMVRSIYSGYCEPINGWLPPVSPWASPDGTRNIFDRAAACEKLLSCGYRFNFAGKLTAPDGRPLPKITLLAPLARVAPTTAEMAERLADSLNAAGFDVEVEPLDFSAMVARLDRKDYSLAVLGWSMGRNPDSLYSFYHSAMDVAGGYNMTGTHDAALDAALTKLRFAPDKASAKRASAEAQRLLGELVPSVPVYSRFSVAAVSKKWRNVLSTDRITADNMWTLMMAEPRDGRTRTMTMALAEEPRSLNPFTASSAYSW
- a CDS encoding ABC transporter ATP-binding protein, producing MLNVEELRVRYAGQSHEAVSGVSFDVPQGAFVGLVGESGSGKTSVVMAALGLLPASGVATGAIIFAGQNLLALDEESLRRLRWKKIALVPQGAQNSFTPVKTIGAHIEEVLRVHLRLRGGAAKARVAELLTEAELDAAVARRYPHELSGGQKQRAAIALALACEPSLLLADEPTTALDVITQAGILGLLRRLQREKRLTVLLVTHDLPMAASVCSRLFVMKDGRLVERGAPEDLLTAPRHPYTRRLVRAIL
- a CDS encoding ABC transporter substrate-binding protein; this translates as MVYEGLLASNPFTLEDIPALAEEWRVETAGEGAAAHTVLRFRLKENLRWNDGTPLTAGDLKATIDFVHKNEIPRFFDAVKDVAKTEAPNARELTVTMKGVSYWYLDNVAGLPWMPARIVENVKDWQNWDPLDHEEKFGPCGLVGAGPFMLEEYRPGEYVMMKRNPCYLRLPEEVERR
- a CDS encoding ABC transporter permease is translated as MSGFFRRASFWSLVFIAAAGIVGPRLLDDPADVVGAPFARPLWWRGDLSTSKTAEISVAGGRATLAQDGFAKDGDGLRAGASGLAFDWKTQPAAIFALEGEITANPDRTVTVTWRTPEKDFELVRCDGQEKYWLNLDARDMIFKQRLGLPLIGRGTERLFPQRGRYELAVGGAENFRLKLILRGQKQGLLGTDQRGRDVLALLLNGIGTSLTVGISATLAATLLGLGFGLTAGYVGGWIDALIMRVVDILLAIPTLPILMTLAGLWGKGLWQLVLILSIFSWMGTARSVRALTLTVRESPWVEGLKALGAKKSYILRRHLVPETAPIVLANLALGVPGAILAEAGLAFLGLSDPRLVSWGRMLHEAHSFGAFTEGAWWLIVPPGLGIVSLCLIFMDMGRFLEERIDPRLRGEDHAER